The DNA segment CAGAGGCCACGCGGCAACAATTGATACGCAGCGGTGTCGCCAGCGACCGATTTGCCCGGATCGAAGGAGTCGCCGAAACAGAGCCTCTTATCGTTGATAATCCGGCCGATCCGCGCAACCGCCGCATTTCGCTTTTGTTGTTGGAGGAACCCCGTGCACGAGGACGCAGACGCCCGCAACCAACCCGCATCAGCGACGCAGGAAACGCATCGCAGGATACCATAGGCGCCGTTTCAGGCACCACGGATCCTGTTACAGAAGCGCCAACACAACAGGCCAGTGGAAATCCCTTAAGTGAAACCGCGCAGGGGTCCGCTTCGACCCCATAAACCATGTCCGCTTAGCTCGTATCCCTGACACATTGAAAAGGGGATATGAGCAATGACCAACATCATCCTGCCGCATGAATTGCCGAACGCGTTAGAGCATGGGCCGCACAATATGCGGGTGCTGTCGCTGGACTGCTTTGACACGCTGCTTTGGCGCGATTGTTACGCGCCCACCGATGTGTTTGCGGGCCTCCCCTCTGTTTCCACCGGCCAACGGATCGTCGGCGAAACCCGCGCACGCAAGGTGCAAAACACGCTGAGAGGCGGCGGTGAAGTTGGGTTGGCTGCTATCTATGACCATGCCATGCCAAACGCATGCGACACGGATCGCGATGCTGCGATCACGGCAGAGTTAATTGCTGAAGCCGACGTGTGCTTTGGGTTTGAACCCACCATTGAATTGATGGCTGCGGCAAAAGCGGTGGGGCATAAGGTCATCATCGTGTCGGACACCTATTTGAACGCCGATCAGCTTTTGGAATTGATCAGGCGCGCGGCGGGTGATGATGTTGCCGGATTGATTGACCGCGTTTTCGCATCGAGCGAAGCGGGCATCTCCAAATCACAAGGGCTTCTGGCCAAAGCGCTCAAGACGATGAAATGCCGAGCGGATCAAATGCTGCATATCGGCGATAACAAATCCGCCGATTATGATGGTGCGCGCGCTTTGGGCGTGCCGGCGCTGCATTTGGCCCAGTTTCAACAGGTCGCACGGCAACGGTTTCGGTTTGAAAGAACGTGCCAGCAAATCATAGGCGATGCAGCGGATGAAGCCCGTGGTTTGATGCCCCACCGCGCCATGCTGTCGCGTGACGAACCTCAATCGGATGACGCGGCGCATGCATTGGGCCTCACCGTGCTTGGCCCGGTGTTCCATGCCTACGATCAATGGCTGCGCCACGAAGCGCGCGAATTGGAACAGGAACGCGGGGGCAAGGTGCATTGGTTGTTTATGCTGCGCGATGGTCATTTGCCGCATATCGTCCATGACGCGGGCGGTTCGACGGTCAGCACTGCCCGGGTTGAGATCAGCCGTTTCACCGCCATCGGGGCGTCGATGTCCACTCGCAAAGCTTACATCGCGCAATACGCCCAAGAGTTCGGCCTAAACCCGATGACTTTGGCGCGCCAGATGCTGATGCAAGACGACGAAATTGCCCGTGTTGTTGGCGATCCAAAAACCGAAACGGAAAAGGTCGAGGCGAGCCATCGGCTGCGCGATGAATTGCGCAAAGGACAGCGCGAAAAGGTCACCCGACGACGGTCGCGTGCACGGGCAGAGCGCCTTATTGAACACGTCCGAGCCCAGGTGAACCCGCAACCCGGCGACACATTGATGTTGGTCGATTTGGGTTACAATGGATCGGCCCAAGATCGGATCGACGCGATCCTTTCCGAAGCGTTCAAAGTGCATGTAGCGGGGCGGTATCTCCTGTTGCGCGAGATGGCGGCGACGGGGCTCGATAAAAAGGGTTTGATCGACGATCGGCATTTCGACGCGGAATTGTTGGAGGCACTTTGCGGTAACGTCGCCGTGATCGAGCAATTGGCGACGTGCGAATTGGGATCGGTGATCGATTTCGCGGATGATGGCACCCCCATTCGCAAAGCCAGCAGCGTCAAAGGCGCGCAAAGCGATGTGCGCGACCGCGTTCAATCCGGTGCCGTCGATTATGCCAAAGCGGCCGCGGCACCACCAATTGTCCGCACAATGTGGACCCATTCTGATCGGGCTTTGAGAGACATGGCCGCCAGCGTCCTAACGCGGTTCATGTTCCTTCCCATGCCGCATGAATTGAACGTGCTCAAAAGCTTTGAACACGATGTCAATTTGGGCAGCGAACGATTGGTCGGTCTGTTCGATGAAGCACACGCCCATGAAGGCCTGCGTCGCAGGGGGTTGTTCTATATGAAGGGTTCTGCGCGCATGTTCCTGCCAGCCGAAATCGTGCACGAAGATATAAACACACGCCTTTCCTTGTTCGCCCAGAAGCGTTTTGCGCTGGGACTTTCATACTCTGATGCGGCGGCAAAGAGCGTCCCGATTCCGGCATTCTATGTAAGCGATCATGACAGCACCCAAACCACCATTCACGCCCAACCAACGCATGATGGTTATTACACCGCGCGCCTGCCGGTGACCGAAGCGATGCGGGCCGTTGGCCTACAAGTTGGGTCGGCTTTTGAGTGGTTCGAATTGGTCAGCATCACGGCCTCGCGTGTCTACGGATTAATAGGCGGCGACTTGAACGACGCACGCCCAAGCGAGGTTTTGGCGCAGTTCGACAAAGTGAAAGAACACGCAATCGGCATCCTCGAATGCACCGATCCGGCGGCATTTGTGCTGGTCAATCCGCCAGCTCAACGCGAAGGCGATGATCAACTTATGATCGAAATTGTAATGCGCCCATTGCGCCGGCGGGCCGCCATCCCCGCACAGGCTACTCACGTACAAACGACCCATGCGGATGGTGGCCAATTGGCCGTCTCAACCCCTCCGCTTTCCCCCTCCTCCAACATGAAGGGCGCCGCAGCATGAGCGAACTCCTTATCCATTCTATGTCCGAATTTTCGAGCCTAATTTTGCCATGTCTCGATGAAGCGAAAGTCACAGAAATTTCCGAGATTGGCAGCGAGTTTGGCGGCATGTCGAAAGTCTTGGCTCTGCGCGCCCGCGAACAAGGCGGCACGCTCAATTGCATCGATCCCGAACCGGCCACCGGCTTTGTGGATTGGGCCAGCGAAGAAGAATGCGTGAACCATATCGCGCAACCAAGCTTGGACGCACTAAAGACCTGTGGCGCTGCGGATGCGTGGTTCATTGATGGGGATCACAATTACTACACTGTGTCCCATGAACTGGCCGCGATTGATGCGATTCAGAAGGACGCAGACCGACCGCTTCTCGCCTTTTTGCATGACGTGTCATGGCCGTGTGCGCGGCGCGATTTCTACTACGCTCCCGATCGAGTCCCCGCCGGTTGGCGTCACCCTCACAGTTACGATCACGGGGTGAAATTGGGCGAAGCCGGCGTCGTCGAAGGGCGCGGGTTTCGCGGTATGGGGCAATTCGCCGTCGCTTTGGATGATGGCGGGCCACGCAATGGTGTTTTAACCGCCGTTGAGGATTTCCTACGCCAAGCGGACACCGACGAACGACCGCTTTATTATGTCCATGTTCCCGCTGTATTCGGGCTGGGCGTGGTGTTTGACGCAAAGGCAGAATGGTCAGAAGCTGTGGCGCAATTCTTGCTGCCTTATCATGCCAATCCATTGATCGCTCGGCTTGAGGAAAACCGGTTGCGCAATTACCTCGAAGTGATTGAGCAACAAGATCAAGTCGCTCTCGACCTGGTCGATTGACGGTCCGTTTCTCTACAACAGAAAAGCCCGGAGCGTGATCGCTCCGGGCTTTCTTTTTTGCCCATATGGGGCGGTTGTCGCGGGCTCCTTACCGCAGCAGTGACAGGACACTTTGTTGCGATTGGTTCGCCTGAGCCAGCATCGCGGTCGATGCCTGACTTAGGATCTGGGCTTTGGCCAGCGCGGTCGTTTCCGATGAATAATCGGTGTCTTCGATCCGTGATCGGGCATCGGCCAGATTTGTCGATGTGGTGGTCAAGTTGTTGATCGCCGATTCCAGACGGTTTTGACCCGCACCCAAGGACGATCGTGCCGTGTTCACCGCCTGGAGGCCGGCGTCCACATTTGTGATCGCGGTGGCCGCGTTGGTGGTTGAACTGACATCGAGGCCCGCTGCATCAAGGTTGGTGTCATCGATCGCGGTGCTAGTGATGTCGATACTGCGACCGGCGTCAATTTGGATGGAAACGCTGACATCGCTGCCGCTGGTTGTGCTGAAGAGCGACACGCCGTTGAATTCGGTGTTGCTCAAGATGTCGTCAATTTGAGAAGCGAGTTCGGTAACCTCTGTGTCGAGGAAGCCGCGGTCTGTTGCGTCCAAAGTGCCGTTTTGCGATTGGACCGCAAGTTCGCGGACACGTTGCAGCATGTTGGAAACTTCGTCCAACGCGCCTTCGGCCGTTTGGGCCAATGCGATACCGTCATTGGCGTTGCGGATACCTTGGTTCAAGGCGCGGATGTCGCTGGTGAAACCGGTCGCGATTGAAAGGCCGGCGGCGTCGTCGGATGCGCTGTTGATGCGGCTGCCTGTCGAAAGGCGCTCCATCGCATCGCCGAGCATTTCGTTGGCTTTCATGCTGGCGTTTTGAGCGCGCAGTGCCGAAGTGTTGGTGTTAATTACGGACATTGAAGAAACTCCCGAAGGTCAAGTGCAAGTGGTCATACAGAGCGACGAGAGCCGCAGCTGCTGAGCATAAGAGCGACCATTGGCTGGGAAGTTTAAGGGGGCATTTTTCGCAATTGATCAGAAAAGTTCAAAAACAACGTATATTCAATGTGATAGGAGCCTAACCGATCCGAAATTTGCCGATCGGTGCCGCTTGTATCGGCCAGCTATTGCCGCCTCATTGCGCTCATCATCGCGGCGCCAAACGCCACTAGTATCGCACACAAATCACCCCGGTCCCTCACGCGCGCGCGTTAGAATGCGGCCAACCCTTAGGACAGATACGGGGGCAACCCTTTGCTCAATCTTGTCCAGCATGGCGGCAAATCCTTTCCACCAGATAGAAACAGGTGGAACATGCGGGCGCTTCATTCAGAATTTGAGACGGCACAATCGATGGGCGGTCCCAATCAAACCACCATTGGGGAGCGAACAACAGCCGCAACCGGCGCTCCGGCCAATGTGCATTCCGGCTTGGTCGATCCAACTTTGCCTTTGCTTGCCCACAGTTGGCAGCGCGGACGAATCGTGTTGGGCGATCATGGCAAATTCCCAGAGATTGAAACGCGGCCGGGCCGGCAACACGCAGATTTGCTTGCGATTGACCTTGTCCAATCGGACAGGCCGGCGCTGACCAGGCTTGCCAATGGTCGGGTCACGCTTGCTTACCCACCGCACGCAATGGGGCCGGCGCAATCGGCGTTGATCGCCAGCGCCGCCGATGGCGGGTGGCCCATTGCCGGTGACACCGAGAGCCTCGCTTTGTTGACATTGGCGGAACGGATCGCCGCAAGCGAAATTCCAGTCCTCCTCGAAGGGCCCACCGGCACGGGCAAAGAAGTGATTGCGCGTTTTGTGCACCGGATGAGCGCGCGGGCAAAAGGGCCGTTTGTCGCTGTCAATTGCGCCGCCATGCCAGAGGCCATGCTGGAAGGATTGTTGTTCGGCCATCGCAAGGGCGCGTTTACCGGGGCGGGAGAAGCGCATGAAGGGCTGTTCAAAGCCGCGGATGGCGGCACGCTCCTGCTCGATGAAATTGGGGAACTGCCGCTATCGCTGCAGGCGAAGCTGCTGCGCACATTACAGGAAGGCGAGGTGTTGCCCCTAGGCGCGACAAAGCCGCTTCACGTGGATGTTCGTGTTGTTGCTGCTACCAATCGGACCCTAGCGTCGGAGGTGGCAGCAGGCCGCTTTCGCGAAGATCTTTTGTATCGTCTTAACGTGTTCCCCATGACGCTCCCTGCTTTGCGGGATCGGCGGGGGGACATTGCGCCGCTCGCATTTGGAATGTTGTTGCGTCACGCGTGTCAGCCGGGGATGCCGTGCTGGATTTCGGGCCAGGCGCTTGCCTTGCTCGAGGCACATCCATGGCCGGGCAATGTCCGCGAGTTAGAAAATGTGATCCGCCGGGCGATTTTGTTGGCAGGCAAAGATGCGCATATCGGATCGGAGCATATTGCCTTTGATCAACCGGCGCGGGGGGTCGAAACGGGTTGTCAGCCTGATCACAATTCTGTGGCTACTATCGCCGCCTTGCCCGCTTCCATCGCCGCTATCGATCGGCGCGACGCGGCTTCCTTATCCGATGTGGCGTTTCAATCCGAAGCGCGTGCGATCCTTGATGCGCTCAACCTCAATGGCGGGCATCGGGCAAAGACTGCGCGCAGCCTTGGTATATCGGAGCGAACATTGCGTTACCGGCTCGCATCGATGCGGAAATCCGGTCTGATTGGATCGAATACGGCTTTAATCACACCAATGGCGGCTGTCGCGAATGGCGGTGAAGTATGAGCGGCGTCGGTTCCACCAGCTCGGTTCATCAAATCATGGCCCTGCGCCAAGATGTGATGTCCCGCAATCAGGCATTGCAAGATGTGCGCGCGGCCACCGGCAGTCCCGCATCGGGCGCGCAAAGCCCCGGCAATGCAACCGGTCCGGCTGGCGGTTTTGCCGATGCCCTGACCGGCGCGCTTCAAACTGTTAGCGGCGTGCAGCGCCGATCCGGCGAAATGCAAGCGGCCTATGAGCGCGGCGAAGTGACCGATATCGCGAAAGTGATGCTTGCCAGGCAAGAGGCCGGCGTGGCGTTCGAGGCTACCCTTCAGGTCCGCAACAAACTGCTGTCGGCCTATCAAGACATCATGCGGATGGGGAGCTGATAGGTGGCGGATGCAAATGTACCGGTTGCCGTGAACGGCGCCCCTGTTCCCATGCCCGCTGCCGCCGATTGGCGCGGACAATTCTCCCAACTTACCGCGCAACCCGCGATCCGACGCGCTTTGCCCGCATTGATCGGGATTGGCGTGCTGGCGATTATCGCGGCGCTTTATCTTAGCATCGCACAAGGGCCTCAGCGGATCTTGTATTCCAGCCTGACCGATGGAGAACGGGGCAAAGTCGTCGCAGCGTTGGAACAAGGCGGCATTGGCTACACAATCAATCCAAACACAGGCGCGCTAACCGTTTCCGAAGGCGACGTGTATCGCGCACGAATGTTAGTCGCCAGCGATGCGGGAATCGCCGCGCCCGAGGGCGCAAGTGAGATGCTCGATGCCATTCCATTGGGGTCCAGCCGGACGTTGGAAGGGGAGCGATTGCGGCTTGCGCGAGAGCGCGAGTTGATGTTGACCATCCGCGAAATTGACGGAATTGAATCGGTCCGCGTGCATCTCGCCACCGCAGAACGATCGGTCTTCATCCGTCAGAACAACCCTCCCAGCGCCAGCGTTATGGTGCGTTTGGTGGGTGGCCGATCTTTGAGCCAGCCTCAGGTTGAAGCGATCGTCAATCTTGTATCTGCCTCGGTGCCCGGGATGACAACCGATGCCGTGCGTGTGGTGGATCAGAACGGACGGTTGCTGTCTTCGGAAAGAGACGGCGTAATGGACGGTTTGGTTCTACAGCGCGAATTCGAAGGAAAACTGCGCGAGCAAGTGACCTCCTTGCTTTTGCCGCTGTTGGGGGAGGGCAACTTTTCGAGCCAAGTTCAGGTCGAACTGGACCAATCTGAGATCACGTCGGCGCGTGAAAGTTACGATCAAGACGGTTCCGTCCGCAGTGAAAGCGAACGCACATCAACGCGACTTGCCGGAAGCGGGCCGGGCGGCATTCCCGGTGTAACTGCAAACACGCCGCCGCCTGACGCGCAATTGGTCGAAGGGGCGCCCGATCCGGCGCAGGCCGCCGAAGATCCATCGGCCCCGCCGAGTGACAGCGAAAGCGCCGTCCAACGCAATTATGAATTGGGCCGCGAAGTCGCCGTGACGAACACAAGGCCGGGTGGTTTGGTCAAATTGTCGGTCGCAGTCGCGGTCAGCGATAGCGCGCTCGAAGCGGCCGCGCCTATGACCGCAGAAGAGCTACAATCCTTGGTCAGCGCAGCAGTTGGCGCAGACGAAACGCGCGGCGATCAAATTCAAGTTGTCGTCAGCGCGTTTGAAAGCACGGAAATGGAACCGATGGCGTTCTATGAACAACCGTGGTTCGCCAACGTCTTACGATATGTGACCGCGTTGATTGCCGTATTGCTTGTCTTGTTCTTGGCGGTGCGTCCGATGATCAAACGGATGCGCGGCTCAACGCCTGCCGTGTCTCTCGCGGAACAAAATCTTGATCCAAACGCCACGGATTTGCTCGTTGCGGACCCAGGGGCGCGGGAATCCAACCCGGCATTGGCGCAGGATGCGTCGCCGGTGGATTTATCGCAGCGTGTCGAATTGGCCCGGCAATTGGCGACGGTACAGCCCGATCGCGCGGTCGAAGCGCTTCAACGCATGCTCGATAATCCCAGTGACCAACCGTCAAAGGCCGCCGCGATATGACCAGTCTCGATACAATTGAGATCGAAGAACCGATGAATGCGGTGCCCGCGCCTTTGCTGAACCGGGTCGACAGGGCTGCTGTGTTCCTAATGCTGTTGAGCGACGAGGAAGCCGCTGCCCTGCTCTCTCGGCTTGGTCCGGATCAACTTGAGCAAATTGGTGCAGCGATGTGCCAATTGGGCGATATTGAACAGGCCGAAATGGCCGAAGCTCTCGATGATTTTGTCGGAGAAAGCGCGCGGGAAATTTTGGCACAACAAGATCGCGGCGCACAGGTTCGCGGTTTGTTGGAACGATCCATTGGCCCGACAAAAGCGGAAAGCATGATGATGCGCATTGATCCCGATCCGGGACCGCGCAGCATCGAAATGGCACGATGGTTGGCGCCAGCCTTACTGCTAAAACTGGTGGAAGATGAACACCCTCAGGTGATTGCCGCTTTGTTGTTGATGTTGGACCCAGAGCCAGCTGCCGAAGTGCTGTCCGCCTTACCAAACCACATCCAACCCATCGTGGTCGAAAGGGTCGCGCGGATTGGACCGGTGTCTCAACAGGCAGTCGACATGATCGACAAACTCTTATCGCAACGCATCGGGGCCAGTTTTGGCGCAAATGCATTGGCTTTGGGCGGCGCGCGCGAGGCGGCCAATCTCATCAATTTGGCGGCAGGCGATCTGCGCGGCACCGTGTTGCCGGCCATCGCACAGCGCGATGGACCCTTGGCCGAAAGGATCGAAGAAGAGCTGTTCACATTTGAAATGTTGTTCGAACTCGAGGCACAGGCGATGGAGCGTTTGTTGCGCGACGTCGACAGCGAAGCTTTGGTCGATGCTCTCAAAGGGCTCAAAGACACAGAGCGTGCTCCGTTCTTCAAAGCAATGTCGAGCCGCGCCGCAGATGGCATTCGCGACGAAATCGAAATGCGCGGCCGACTGTCGAGAGGCGAGGTCGATGCTGCCAAACGCAAGATTGTCGAAGTGGCCCGATCTCTGGCTGAACAAGGCGAGATTGTGATGGGAGGCGATGATGGAGAGTTCGTCTGATTGGCTGACGCTTCTGAAAGGGTCCCCGCCATCACCCGATGCCAGCGAAAATTCTTGGATCGACGCATTGGCCAATCCCGAAACCTTCGTCGAAGGCCTTCCCATCGCCCGGCACTCACCATCGGAAAACTCTGCGGTAGATAGCGCGCCTGCACCATCGTCAGACGCACCTGAAGCAACGCCGGTTTCCGATCCGATTCAAGACGCATTTGCCCGTGGAGAAGCGGCCGGCTTTGCTGCTGCAAAAGCGCAATTGGAAGGCGAGCACAACGCGGCCATGGCACAGCAGCGCATGCTCCGGTTGAACTTTCAAAACCTC comes from the Erythrobacter sp. Alg231-14 genome and includes:
- a CDS encoding FliH/SctL family protein, whose product is MMESSSDWLTLLKGSPPSPDASENSWIDALANPETFVEGLPIARHSPSENSAVDSAPAPSSDAPEATPVSDPIQDAFARGEAAGFAAAKAQLEGEHNAAMAQQRMLRLNFQNLDQFAMDCLASDLADTVTALCERAFEHHTPDADQLMQRCDHAAKRLGGGAQDCALHLNPADVDLVDLQTREAWRVTPDETVLRGGLRFESADGAISDDPSDWRRAIAAAIKG
- a CDS encoding flagellin N-terminal helical domain-containing protein, which produces MSVINTNTSALRAQNASMKANEMLGDAMERLSTGSRINSASDDAAGLSIATGFTSDIRALNQGIRNANDGIALAQTAEGALDEVSNMLQRVRELAVQSQNGTLDATDRGFLDTEVTELASQIDDILSNTEFNGVSLFSTTSGSDVSVSIQIDAGRSIDITSTAIDDTNLDAAGLDVSSTTNAATAITNVDAGLQAVNTARSSLGAGQNRLESAINNLTTTSTNLADARSRIEDTDYSSETTALAKAQILSQASTAMLAQANQSQQSVLSLLR
- the fliE gene encoding flagellar hook-basal body complex protein FliE: MSGVGSTSSVHQIMALRQDVMSRNQALQDVRAATGSPASGAQSPGNATGPAGGFADALTGALQTVSGVQRRSGEMQAAYERGEVTDIAKVMLARQEAGVAFEATLQVRNKLLSAYQDIMRMGS
- a CDS encoding hydrolase, whose translation is MTNIILPHELPNALEHGPHNMRVLSLDCFDTLLWRDCYAPTDVFAGLPSVSTGQRIVGETRARKVQNTLRGGGEVGLAAIYDHAMPNACDTDRDAAITAELIAEADVCFGFEPTIELMAAAKAVGHKVIIVSDTYLNADQLLELIRRAAGDDVAGLIDRVFASSEAGISKSQGLLAKALKTMKCRADQMLHIGDNKSADYDGARALGVPALHLAQFQQVARQRFRFERTCQQIIGDAADEARGLMPHRAMLSRDEPQSDDAAHALGLTVLGPVFHAYDQWLRHEARELEQERGGKVHWLFMLRDGHLPHIVHDAGGSTVSTARVEISRFTAIGASMSTRKAYIAQYAQEFGLNPMTLARQMLMQDDEIARVVGDPKTETEKVEASHRLRDELRKGQREKVTRRRSRARAERLIEHVRAQVNPQPGDTLMLVDLGYNGSAQDRIDAILSEAFKVHVAGRYLLLREMAATGLDKKGLIDDRHFDAELLEALCGNVAVIEQLATCELGSVIDFADDGTPIRKASSVKGAQSDVRDRVQSGAVDYAKAAAAPPIVRTMWTHSDRALRDMAASVLTRFMFLPMPHELNVLKSFEHDVNLGSERLVGLFDEAHAHEGLRRRGLFYMKGSARMFLPAEIVHEDINTRLSLFAQKRFALGLSYSDAAAKSVPIPAFYVSDHDSTQTTIHAQPTHDGYYTARLPVTEAMRAVGLQVGSAFEWFELVSITASRVYGLIGGDLNDARPSEVLAQFDKVKEHAIGILECTDPAAFVLVNPPAQREGDDQLMIEIVMRPLRRRAAIPAQATHVQTTHADGGQLAVSTPPLSPSSNMKGAAA
- a CDS encoding class I SAM-dependent methyltransferase — protein: MSELLIHSMSEFSSLILPCLDEAKVTEISEIGSEFGGMSKVLALRAREQGGTLNCIDPEPATGFVDWASEEECVNHIAQPSLDALKTCGAADAWFIDGDHNYYTVSHELAAIDAIQKDADRPLLAFLHDVSWPCARRDFYYAPDRVPAGWRHPHSYDHGVKLGEAGVVEGRGFRGMGQFAVALDDGGPRNGVLTAVEDFLRQADTDERPLYYVHVPAVFGLGVVFDAKAEWSEAVAQFLLPYHANPLIARLEENRLRNYLEVIEQQDQVALDLVD
- the fliF gene encoding flagellar basal-body MS-ring/collar protein FliF, with the protein product MADANVPVAVNGAPVPMPAAADWRGQFSQLTAQPAIRRALPALIGIGVLAIIAALYLSIAQGPQRILYSSLTDGERGKVVAALEQGGIGYTINPNTGALTVSEGDVYRARMLVASDAGIAAPEGASEMLDAIPLGSSRTLEGERLRLARERELMLTIREIDGIESVRVHLATAERSVFIRQNNPPSASVMVRLVGGRSLSQPQVEAIVNLVSASVPGMTTDAVRVVDQNGRLLSSERDGVMDGLVLQREFEGKLREQVTSLLLPLLGEGNFSSQVQVELDQSEITSARESYDQDGSVRSESERTSTRLAGSGPGGIPGVTANTPPPDAQLVEGAPDPAQAAEDPSAPPSDSESAVQRNYELGREVAVTNTRPGGLVKLSVAVAVSDSALEAAAPMTAEELQSLVSAAVGADETRGDQIQVVVSAFESTEMEPMAFYEQPWFANVLRYVTALIAVLLVLFLAVRPMIKRMRGSTPAVSLAEQNLDPNATDLLVADPGARESNPALAQDASPVDLSQRVELARQLATVQPDRAVEALQRMLDNPSDQPSKAAAI
- a CDS encoding FliG C-terminal domain-containing protein; translation: MTSLDTIEIEEPMNAVPAPLLNRVDRAAVFLMLLSDEEAAALLSRLGPDQLEQIGAAMCQLGDIEQAEMAEALDDFVGESAREILAQQDRGAQVRGLLERSIGPTKAESMMMRIDPDPGPRSIEMARWLAPALLLKLVEDEHPQVIAALLLMLDPEPAAEVLSALPNHIQPIVVERVARIGPVSQQAVDMIDKLLSQRIGASFGANALALGGAREAANLINLAAGDLRGTVLPAIAQRDGPLAERIEEELFTFEMLFELEAQAMERLLRDVDSEALVDALKGLKDTERAPFFKAMSSRAADGIRDEIEMRGRLSRGEVDAAKRKIVEVARSLAEQGEIVMGGDDGEFV
- a CDS encoding sigma-54 interaction domain-containing protein, which translates into the protein MRALHSEFETAQSMGGPNQTTIGERTTAATGAPANVHSGLVDPTLPLLAHSWQRGRIVLGDHGKFPEIETRPGRQHADLLAIDLVQSDRPALTRLANGRVTLAYPPHAMGPAQSALIASAADGGWPIAGDTESLALLTLAERIAASEIPVLLEGPTGTGKEVIARFVHRMSARAKGPFVAVNCAAMPEAMLEGLLFGHRKGAFTGAGEAHEGLFKAADGGTLLLDEIGELPLSLQAKLLRTLQEGEVLPLGATKPLHVDVRVVAATNRTLASEVAAGRFREDLLYRLNVFPMTLPALRDRRGDIAPLAFGMLLRHACQPGMPCWISGQALALLEAHPWPGNVRELENVIRRAILLAGKDAHIGSEHIAFDQPARGVETGCQPDHNSVATIAALPASIAAIDRRDAASLSDVAFQSEARAILDALNLNGGHRAKTARSLGISERTLRYRLASMRKSGLIGSNTALITPMAAVANGGEV